In Oryza sativa Japonica Group chromosome 2, ASM3414082v1, the following are encoded in one genomic region:
- the LOC112937997 gene encoding uncharacterized protein, translated as MRRSDDKIVGGAILYDPAEHAVRVLPSMVEYKFWTQSFAVGDDLYVMETGQRARLGVHPQLRRILVRHGERRVEKAGDWALPFRGRAEYVPEHGLWFGLSAADDGVLGAWDLSASTVAQPQPPPAAQPGCGVFEVPEPEAPYGTNVVHLGGGKLCVAKLYMVARPGTCSCPCCVGEEDMMKFAMLTGVEVARGGRGGELSIVKHKSCRYSFGEHHIPCYVL; from the coding sequence ATGCGCAGGAGCGACGACAAGATCGTCGGCGGCGCCATCCTCTACGACCCCGCCGAGCACGCCGTCCGCGTCTTGCCCTCCATGGTGGAGTACAAGTTCTGGACCCAGTCGTTCGCCGTCGGCGACGATCTCTACGTCATGGAGACCGGACAACGCGCGCGTCTTGGTGTCCACCCACAGCTACGGCGCATACTCGTTCGACACGGCGAGCGCCGCGTGGAGAAGGCCGGCGACTGGGCGCTGCCCTTCCGCGGCCGCGCCGAGTACGTCCCCGAGCACGGCCTCTGGTTCGGCCTCTccgcggcggacgacggcgtgCTCGGCGCGTGGGACCTGTCCGCTTCCACCGTCgcacagccgcagccgccgccggcggcgcaaCCCGGGTGCGGGGTCTTCGAGGTGCCGGAGCCGGAGGCGCCGTACGGCACGAACGTCGTGCacctcggcggcggcaagctGTGCGTCGCCAAGCTGTACATGGTCGCGCGCCCGGGGACCTGCAGCTGTCCTTGCTGCGTCGGCGAGGAGGACATGATGAAATTTGCCATGCTCACCGGCGTcgaggtggcgcgcggcggccgtggcggggaGCTCAGCATCGTCAAGCACAAGTCGTGCCGTTACAGCTTCGGTGAACACCACATCCCCTGTTATGTACTCTAA